In a genomic window of Mycolicibacterium neoaurum VKM Ac-1815D:
- a CDS encoding ABC transporter ATP-binding protein, which produces MKLIVELVRPYRWMVAGIFGVLLIQIAMGLAAPWPLKVVLDSVIGDHPLPGWLHGLLQPVLGGESRMHIAGLAAIMVIVIAVIAAVATYIANYLTETVGQRIGNDLRTRAYHHLQQLSLNYFDTHRVGPILSTLTDDVDTIQDFASASTLGIATDLLTIVGMLSLMLWLQWDFTLVALAVAPLLLLFVSRIRKAVKVATHEVRRRESDIVAVAEEGLQSIRVVKAFDREELQERQLAIVGQQAVDAALNARRVKSVVSPIVAVVVAACTALVLWRGSALILAGAMTAGTLTVFISYLASFFKPVQDLAKLTNTIAMASVGVERVNELLTAEATVEEKADAVEPARIRGAIAFERVAFSYDAETPVLRDVTFDVQPGQLVGVVGHTGSGKSSLVSLIPRFYDPSMGTVRIDGVDLRDYKLHELRRQIAYVLQDTVLFRGTIRDNIAFGRPDAGHDEIVEAAKLANAHEFISDMPQGYDSAVGERGMTLSGGQRQRIGIARALIRDSPILILDEPTAALDAESERLVMTALQRLMADRTVITIAHRLSTIRDSDKIVVLEEGRVVEQGTHEELLTARGRYADLHRIQYEDDAP; this is translated from the coding sequence ATGAAGTTGATTGTCGAGCTGGTCCGCCCTTACAGGTGGATGGTGGCGGGCATCTTCGGGGTGCTGCTGATCCAGATCGCGATGGGTCTGGCCGCGCCGTGGCCGCTCAAGGTCGTCCTCGACAGCGTGATCGGCGACCATCCGCTGCCCGGATGGCTACACGGGCTGCTGCAACCCGTGCTCGGCGGCGAGAGCAGGATGCACATCGCCGGACTGGCCGCGATCATGGTCATCGTCATCGCGGTGATCGCCGCGGTCGCCACGTACATCGCGAACTACCTGACCGAAACCGTGGGGCAGCGGATCGGCAATGATCTGCGCACCCGCGCCTACCATCACCTGCAGCAGTTGTCGCTGAACTACTTCGACACCCACCGCGTGGGCCCCATTCTGAGCACCCTCACCGACGATGTCGACACCATTCAGGATTTCGCGTCGGCATCCACACTCGGGATCGCCACCGACCTGCTGACGATCGTCGGCATGCTGTCGCTGATGCTGTGGCTACAGTGGGATTTCACCCTGGTGGCGCTCGCGGTGGCGCCGCTGCTGCTGCTGTTCGTGTCCCGGATCCGCAAGGCCGTCAAGGTGGCGACCCACGAGGTACGTCGCCGGGAGTCCGACATCGTAGCGGTCGCCGAGGAAGGCCTGCAGTCCATCCGGGTGGTGAAGGCGTTCGACCGCGAGGAATTGCAGGAGCGCCAGCTGGCCATCGTCGGGCAGCAGGCGGTGGACGCCGCGCTCAACGCCCGCCGGGTGAAGTCGGTGGTCTCGCCGATCGTCGCGGTGGTCGTGGCGGCCTGCACAGCGCTGGTGCTGTGGCGTGGATCGGCACTCATCCTGGCCGGCGCCATGACCGCAGGCACGCTGACCGTGTTCATCTCCTACCTGGCTTCGTTCTTCAAGCCCGTACAAGATCTGGCCAAGCTCACCAATACCATCGCCATGGCATCGGTCGGCGTGGAGCGCGTCAACGAGCTGCTGACCGCGGAGGCCACCGTCGAAGAGAAGGCCGATGCGGTCGAGCCCGCCCGCATCCGTGGCGCGATCGCCTTCGAGCGGGTCGCGTTCAGCTACGACGCCGAAACGCCCGTCCTGCGTGATGTGACCTTCGATGTGCAGCCCGGACAGTTGGTCGGTGTCGTCGGGCACACCGGCAGCGGGAAGTCCAGTCTTGTGAGTCTCATCCCGCGGTTCTACGACCCGAGCATGGGAACCGTGCGCATCGACGGGGTCGATCTGCGCGATTACAAGCTGCACGAACTGCGCCGCCAGATCGCCTACGTCCTGCAGGACACGGTGTTGTTCCGCGGAACCATCCGGGACAACATCGCCTTCGGCAGGCCCGACGCCGGCCACGACGAAATCGTCGAGGCGGCGAAGCTGGCCAATGCCCACGAGTTCATCTCCGATATGCCGCAGGGGTACGACAGCGCGGTCGGGGAGCGCGGCATGACCCTGTCCGGCGGCCAGCGTCAGCGCATCGGTATCGCCCGCGCGCTGATCCGCGACAGCCCGATACTGATCCTCGATGAACCGACCGCGGCGTTGGACGCCGAGTCCGAACGGCTGGTGATGACGGCGCTGCAACGCTTGATGGCGGACCGCACCGTCATCACGATCGCCCACCGACTCAGCACCATTCGAGATTCGGACAAGATCGTGGTGCTCGAAGAGGGCAGGGTCGTCGAACAGGGCACCCACGAAGAACTGCTCACCGCGCGTGGTCGCTACGCCGACCTGCACCGCATCCAGTACGAGGACGACGCACCATGA
- a CDS encoding phospholipase D-like domain-containing protein: MNRSLIILPDDSAQPVLDAIHGATRSVRIKMFAFTHDALLQAVVAAHRRGVQVKVMLNPERRDGETDNDAAREALERFGIEVRASSPAFDLTHEKSMVIDDEHAFVESLNWTHENFTHTRDYAVVTPSAYEVAEIIDCFEADWAREDFDPGDGAHLIWCPANGRHRIADFIDSAQHTLFLQNERYQDPVIIERLVRAKRRGVKVHVMARAAHHLKDGKLVEGVSGMRILDDVGIKIHRLKHMKLHAKMILADHERAVVGSINFSPGSFDHRRELAIEVTDHQITSRLNEVAHHDWKHSERMDLSDAGLIADLTGRDPRDVGQLALHEPEDRAPI; encoded by the coding sequence ATGAACCGTTCGCTGATCATCCTGCCCGACGACTCGGCGCAGCCGGTGCTCGACGCGATACACGGCGCGACCCGGTCGGTCCGGATCAAGATGTTCGCCTTCACCCACGACGCCCTCCTGCAGGCGGTGGTGGCCGCGCACCGTCGCGGCGTGCAGGTCAAGGTGATGCTCAATCCCGAACGTCGCGACGGTGAAACCGACAACGACGCAGCCCGGGAGGCCTTGGAGCGGTTCGGGATCGAGGTCCGGGCCAGCAGCCCGGCCTTCGACCTCACCCATGAGAAGTCGATGGTCATCGATGACGAGCACGCATTCGTCGAATCGCTGAACTGGACGCACGAGAATTTCACCCACACCCGCGACTACGCGGTGGTCACCCCCAGCGCCTACGAAGTGGCCGAGATCATCGATTGTTTCGAGGCAGACTGGGCACGGGAGGATTTCGATCCCGGCGACGGTGCTCACCTGATCTGGTGCCCCGCCAACGGCAGGCACCGCATCGCCGATTTCATCGACAGCGCCCAGCACACCCTGTTCCTGCAGAACGAGCGGTATCAGGACCCCGTCATCATCGAGCGGCTGGTGCGCGCCAAACGCCGCGGGGTCAAGGTGCATGTCATGGCCCGCGCCGCACACCATCTCAAGGATGGCAAGCTGGTCGAAGGTGTCAGCGGCATGCGGATCCTCGACGATGTCGGCATCAAGATCCACCGCCTCAAACACATGAAACTGCACGCCAAGATGATTTTGGCGGATCACGAACGGGCCGTCGTCGGCTCCATCAACTTCTCGCCGGGCAGCTTCGATCACCGCCGCGAACTGGCGATCGAGGTAACCGACCACCAGATCACCAGTCGTCTCAACGAGGTGGCCCACCACGACTGGAAACACTCCGAGCGGATGGACCTGAGCGATGCCGGGCTGATCGCGGATCTGACCGGCCGCGACCCGCGCGATGTCGGTCAACTGGCGCTGCACGAACCAGAGGACCGAGCGCCCATCTGA
- the gap gene encoding type I glyceraldehyde-3-phosphate dehydrogenase: MTIRVGVNGFGRIGRNFFRALDAQKAAGKNTDIEIVAVNDLTSNATLAHLLKFDSILGRLPYDVSLEGEDTIVVGDQKIKALSVKEGPSALPWGDLGVDVVVESTGIFTKRDKAQGHLDAGAKKVIISAPASDEDITIVLGVNEDKYDGSQNIISNASCTTNCLGPLAKVLNDEFGIVKGLMTTIHAYTQDQNLQDGPHSDLRRARAAAINIVPTSTGAAKAIGLVLPELKGKLDGYALRVPIPTGSVTDLTAELKKSATADEINAAMKAAAEGKLKGILKYYDAPIVSSDIVTDPHSSLFDAGLTKVIDNQAKVVSWYDNEWGYSNRLADLVALVGKSL, from the coding sequence GTGACCATCCGGGTAGGCGTTAACGGCTTCGGTCGAATCGGACGCAACTTCTTCCGCGCCCTCGACGCGCAGAAGGCGGCGGGCAAGAACACCGACATCGAGATCGTCGCTGTCAACGACCTGACCTCGAACGCGACGCTCGCGCACCTGCTGAAGTTCGACTCGATCCTCGGCCGACTGCCCTACGACGTCAGCCTGGAGGGCGAGGACACGATCGTCGTCGGCGACCAGAAGATCAAGGCGCTCTCGGTCAAGGAAGGCCCGTCGGCGCTGCCGTGGGGCGACCTCGGGGTCGACGTCGTGGTCGAGTCGACCGGCATCTTCACCAAGCGTGACAAGGCGCAGGGCCACCTCGACGCCGGTGCCAAGAAGGTCATCATCTCCGCGCCTGCCAGCGACGAGGACATCACGATCGTGCTCGGCGTCAACGAGGACAAGTACGACGGCAGCCAGAACATCATCTCCAACGCGTCATGCACCACCAACTGCCTCGGCCCGCTGGCCAAGGTCCTCAACGACGAGTTCGGCATCGTCAAGGGCCTGATGACCACCATCCACGCCTACACCCAGGACCAGAACCTGCAGGACGGCCCGCACAGCGATCTGCGCCGTGCCCGCGCCGCCGCCATCAACATCGTGCCGACCTCGACCGGTGCGGCCAAGGCCATCGGGCTGGTGCTTCCCGAGCTGAAGGGCAAGCTGGACGGCTACGCCCTGCGGGTGCCGATCCCCACGGGCTCGGTCACCGACCTGACCGCCGAGCTGAAGAAGTCGGCGACCGCCGACGAGATCAACGCCGCCATGAAGGCCGCTGCCGAGGGCAAGCTCAAGGGCATCCTGAAGTACTACGACGCCCCGATCGTCTCCAGCGATATCGTCACCGACCCGCACAGCTCGCTGTTCGACGCCGGACTGACCAAGGTCATCGACAACCAGGCCAAGGTCGTCTCCTGGTACGACAACGAGTGGGGCTACTCCAACCGCCTCGCCGATCTGGTTGCGCTGGTCGGTAAGTCGCTGTAG
- a CDS encoding phosphoglycerate kinase, translating into MAIKSLSDLLAEGVEGRGVLVRSDLNVPLDDSGNITDPGRIIASVPTLKALAEAGAKVVVTAHLGRPKGEPDPKFSLAPVAAALGERLGRHVQLAGDVVGTDALARAEGLTDGDVLLLENIRFDARETSKDDAERLALAKALAGLVEAADGTPGAFVSDGFGVVHRKQASVYDVATLLPHYAGTLVDTEVKVLEQLTSSTERPYAVVLGGSKVSDKLAVIENLATKADSIVIGGGMCFTFLAAQGLSVGSSLLQEEMIDTCKKLLETYGDVIHLPVDIVAADKFAADAAAETVPADQIPDGKMGLDIGPESVKRFSALLSNAKTVFWNGPMGVFEFEAFSAGTKGVAEAIIGATGKGAFSVVGGGDSAAAVRLLGLPEDGFSHISTGGGASLEYLEGKTLPGIDVLEA; encoded by the coding sequence ATGGCGATCAAATCACTGTCTGACCTGCTCGCCGAAGGTGTTGAAGGTCGGGGCGTCCTGGTGCGCTCCGACCTCAACGTCCCCCTCGACGACAGCGGGAACATCACCGATCCGGGGCGCATCATCGCCTCGGTCCCGACGCTGAAGGCGCTCGCCGAGGCCGGTGCCAAGGTCGTGGTGACCGCGCACCTGGGCCGCCCCAAGGGCGAACCGGATCCGAAGTTCTCCCTCGCCCCCGTCGCGGCGGCGTTGGGGGAGCGGCTGGGCAGGCACGTCCAGCTGGCCGGCGATGTCGTCGGCACCGATGCGCTGGCCCGCGCCGAGGGCCTCACCGACGGTGACGTACTGCTGCTGGAGAACATCCGCTTCGACGCCCGCGAGACCAGCAAGGACGACGCCGAGCGGCTGGCGCTCGCCAAGGCGCTCGCCGGACTGGTCGAGGCCGCCGACGGAACCCCCGGCGCGTTCGTCTCCGACGGATTCGGTGTCGTGCATCGCAAGCAGGCCTCGGTGTACGACGTCGCCACGCTGTTGCCGCACTACGCGGGCACGCTGGTCGACACCGAGGTCAAGGTGCTCGAACAGCTGACGAGCTCGACCGAGCGGCCGTACGCCGTGGTGCTCGGCGGATCCAAGGTCTCCGACAAGCTCGCGGTGATCGAGAACCTGGCCACCAAAGCCGACAGCATTGTCATCGGTGGCGGCATGTGCTTCACCTTCCTTGCCGCACAGGGTCTTTCGGTCGGTTCCTCGCTGTTGCAGGAGGAGATGATCGACACCTGCAAGAAGCTGCTGGAGACCTACGGTGACGTGATCCACCTGCCCGTGGACATCGTGGCGGCGGACAAGTTCGCCGCCGATGCCGCGGCCGAGACGGTGCCCGCCGACCAGATCCCCGACGGGAAGATGGGCCTGGACATCGGGCCCGAATCGGTCAAGCGGTTCAGCGCGCTGCTGTCCAACGCCAAGACGGTGTTCTGGAACGGCCCGATGGGTGTCTTCGAGTTCGAGGCGTTCTCGGCAGGCACCAAGGGTGTCGCCGAGGCCATCATCGGGGCCACCGGCAAGGGTGCGTTCAGCGTCGTCGGCGGTGGCGATTCCGCGGCCGCGGTGCGCCTGCTGGGTCTGCCCGAGGACGGCTTCTCGCACATCTCGACCGGCGGCGGGGCGTCGCTGGAGTATCTGGAGGGCAAGACCCTCCCCGGCATCGACGTTCTGGAGGCGTGA
- the tpiA gene encoding triose-phosphate isomerase, with amino-acid sequence MARKPLIAGNWKMNLNHFEAIALVQKIAFALPDKYFDKVDVTVIPPFTDLRSVQTLVDGDKLRLTYGAQDVSQHDSGAYTGEISGAFLAKLGVTFAVVGHSERRTYHGETDELVAAKAAAALKHGLTPIVCIGESLDVREAGNHVEFNVESLRGSLAGLKADQIAQVVIAYEPVWAIGTGRVASAADAQEVCAAIRAELAELASKEVAATVRVLYGGSVNAKNVGEIVGQTDVDGALVGGASLDGEQFATLSAIAAGGPLP; translated from the coding sequence ATGGCACGTAAGCCGCTGATCGCCGGCAACTGGAAGATGAACCTCAATCACTTCGAGGCCATCGCCCTGGTGCAGAAGATCGCATTCGCCTTGCCGGACAAGTACTTCGACAAGGTCGATGTGACCGTCATCCCGCCGTTCACCGATCTGCGCAGTGTGCAGACGCTGGTCGACGGGGACAAACTGCGCCTCACCTACGGTGCGCAGGACGTCTCGCAGCACGACTCCGGTGCCTACACCGGTGAGATCAGCGGCGCGTTCCTGGCCAAACTGGGTGTCACCTTCGCCGTCGTCGGACACTCCGAACGGCGCACCTACCACGGTGAGACCGACGAGTTGGTGGCCGCCAAGGCGGCCGCCGCCCTCAAGCACGGCCTCACCCCGATCGTGTGCATCGGTGAATCCCTGGATGTCCGCGAGGCGGGCAACCACGTCGAGTTCAACGTGGAATCGCTGCGCGGCTCCCTGGCCGGGCTCAAGGCCGACCAGATCGCCCAGGTCGTCATCGCCTACGAGCCCGTCTGGGCGATCGGTACCGGCCGGGTGGCCAGCGCGGCCGACGCGCAGGAAGTATGTGCCGCGATCCGGGCCGAGCTCGCCGAACTGGCCTCCAAGGAGGTCGCGGCGACGGTGCGGGTGCTCTACGGCGGTTCCGTCAACGCCAAGAACGTCGGCGAGATCGTCGGGCAGACCGACGTCGACGGCGCGTTGGTCGGCGGTGCCTCACTGGACGGTGAGCAGTTCGCCACCCTGTCGGCCATCGCGGCCGGCGGGCCACTGCCCTGA
- the secG gene encoding preprotein translocase subunit SecG, translating to MELALQIVLVITSLLTVLLVLLHRAKGGGLSTLFGGGVQSSLSGSTIVEKNLDRLTLFVIGIWLVSIVGMALRIKYNA from the coding sequence ATGGAACTCGCCCTGCAGATCGTGCTTGTCATCACCAGTCTGTTGACGGTGTTGCTGGTACTGCTGCACCGCGCCAAGGGCGGCGGCCTGTCCACCCTCTTCGGCGGTGGCGTGCAGTCCAGCCTGTCCGGGTCGACCATCGTCGAGAAGAACCTCGACCGGTTGACCCTCTTCGTCATCGGCATCTGGCTGGTGTCGATCGTGGGCATGGCGCTGCGCATCAAATACAACGCCTGA
- the ppc gene encoding phosphoenolpyruvate carboxylase: MADSTDSTLEPIGSVQRTNVGREATEPMREDIRLLGAILGDTVREQNGDNIFDLVEKARVESFRIRRSEIDRAELADLFRDIDVHQAIPVIRAFTHFALLANVAEDIHRERRRAVHEAAGEPPQDSSLAATYRKLDGAQLDASVVTAALTGALVSPVITAHPTETRRRTVFDTQHHITELMRLRLHGHTRTDGGRDIETELRRHILTLWQTALVRLSRLKISDEIETGLRYYPAAFLDVIPRVNAEVRDALQQRWPGTQVLAQPILRPGSWIGGDRDGNPNVTAEVVRLATGRAAYTAFDHYFGEICALEQELSLSSRLVRTSQEMTALADACAEPARSDEPYRRALRVIHARLTATAMRILDDQPALELDLGLEPYETPEQLLADLDTVDASLRDNGSAVLADDRLGRLREAVRVFGFHLSGLDMRQNSEVHEQVISELLAWAGVHPDYASLPEEARVELLAAEIGTRRPLVGPGAELSELAAKELGIVRAAARAVKVFGPQAIPNYIISMCQSVSDMLEAAVLLKEAGLLDATAGAVYAPVGIVPLFETIDDLQRGSAILEAALDLPVYRALVTARGDQQEVMLGYSDSNKDGGYLAANWALYRAELDLVDSAQRTGIRLRLFHGRGGTVGRGGGPSYDAILAQPPGAVKGSLRITEQGEVIAAKYAEPRIAHRNLETLLAATLESTLLDVEGLGEDAEDAYRVLDDLAARAQRAYAELVHETPGFVEYFKASTPVSEIGALNIGSRPTSRKPTTAISDLRAIPWVLAWSQSRVMLPGWYGTGTAFEQFVAGDDTKLEILRDLYNRWPFFRTVLSNMAQVLSKSDLGLAARYSELVADEELRARVFDKIVDEHERTVRMHGLITGQDDLLADNPALARSVFNRFPYLEPLNHLQVELLRRYRSGDDDELVQRGILLTMSGLASALRNSG; the protein is encoded by the coding sequence ATGGCAGACAGCACCGACAGCACTCTGGAACCCATCGGCTCGGTGCAGCGCACCAACGTCGGTCGCGAAGCCACCGAACCGATGCGAGAAGATATCCGGCTGCTCGGCGCGATTCTCGGTGACACGGTCCGGGAACAGAACGGCGACAACATCTTCGACCTCGTCGAAAAGGCGCGGGTCGAGTCTTTCCGGATACGGCGCTCCGAGATCGACCGTGCCGAGCTGGCCGATCTGTTCCGCGATATCGACGTCCATCAGGCGATCCCGGTCATCCGCGCGTTCACCCACTTCGCCCTGTTGGCCAATGTCGCGGAGGACATCCACCGTGAGCGTCGTCGCGCCGTACACGAGGCCGCCGGGGAGCCACCGCAGGACAGCAGCCTGGCCGCCACCTATCGCAAACTCGATGGCGCCCAACTGGACGCGAGCGTGGTCACCGCGGCATTGACCGGTGCGCTGGTGTCCCCGGTGATCACCGCGCACCCCACCGAGACCCGCCGCCGCACGGTCTTCGACACCCAGCACCACATCACCGAACTGATGCGGTTGCGGCTCCACGGGCACACCCGCACCGACGGTGGCCGGGACATCGAAACCGAACTGCGCAGGCACATCCTCACGTTGTGGCAGACGGCGTTGGTCCGGCTGTCGCGCCTGAAGATCTCCGACGAGATCGAAACCGGGCTGCGGTACTACCCGGCTGCGTTCCTGGATGTCATCCCACGGGTCAACGCCGAGGTGCGGGACGCGCTGCAGCAACGTTGGCCGGGCACACAGGTGCTGGCACAACCGATCCTGCGGCCGGGATCCTGGATCGGCGGCGACCGCGACGGTAACCCCAACGTCACCGCCGAGGTGGTACGGCTGGCCACCGGGCGCGCCGCCTACACGGCCTTCGACCACTACTTCGGCGAGATCTGCGCGCTGGAACAGGAACTGTCGTTGTCCTCGCGGCTGGTGCGAACAAGCCAGGAGATGACCGCGCTCGCCGATGCCTGTGCCGAACCCGCCCGCAGCGACGAGCCCTACCGTCGGGCCCTGCGGGTGATTCACGCCCGGCTGACCGCTACCGCCATGCGCATCCTCGATGACCAGCCCGCACTCGAGCTCGACCTCGGTCTGGAGCCCTACGAGACTCCCGAGCAGTTGTTGGCAGATCTGGATACCGTGGACGCGTCGTTGCGTGACAACGGCTCCGCGGTGCTGGCCGATGATCGGCTGGGTCGGCTCCGGGAAGCGGTGCGGGTGTTCGGTTTTCACCTGTCCGGTCTGGACATGCGGCAGAACTCCGAGGTGCACGAGCAGGTGATCTCCGAGTTGCTGGCCTGGGCGGGTGTCCATCCGGACTATGCCTCGCTGCCCGAGGAGGCGCGGGTCGAATTGTTGGCCGCCGAGATCGGCACCCGCCGTCCGCTGGTCGGGCCCGGCGCGGAGTTGTCCGAACTGGCCGCCAAGGAGCTCGGCATCGTCCGGGCCGCCGCCCGGGCGGTGAAAGTGTTCGGGCCACAAGCCATTCCGAACTACATCATCTCGATGTGCCAGTCGGTATCGGACATGCTGGAAGCCGCGGTCCTGCTGAAAGAGGCCGGACTGCTCGATGCCACCGCCGGCGCCGTCTACGCACCGGTGGGCATCGTCCCGTTGTTCGAGACGATCGATGACCTGCAGCGCGGCTCGGCCATTCTGGAGGCCGCGTTGGACCTCCCGGTCTATCGGGCGTTGGTGACCGCACGCGGTGACCAACAGGAGGTCATGCTCGGCTATTCGGATTCCAACAAGGACGGTGGATACCTGGCGGCCAACTGGGCGCTCTACCGCGCCGAGCTGGACCTGGTGGACTCGGCGCAGCGGACCGGAATCCGGTTGCGGCTCTTCCACGGTCGCGGTGGCACCGTCGGTCGTGGTGGTGGCCCGAGTTACGACGCCATCCTGGCCCAGCCGCCCGGTGCGGTGAAGGGATCTCTGCGCATCACCGAACAGGGTGAGGTGATCGCCGCCAAGTACGCCGAGCCGCGGATCGCCCACCGCAACCTGGAGACCTTGCTGGCTGCCACCCTGGAGTCGACCCTGCTGGATGTCGAGGGGTTGGGGGAGGACGCCGAGGACGCCTACCGCGTGCTCGACGACCTGGCGGCCCGTGCCCAGCGCGCCTACGCCGAATTGGTGCACGAGACACCGGGGTTCGTCGAGTACTTCAAGGCCTCGACTCCGGTGAGTGAGATCGGCGCGCTCAACATCGGCAGCCGGCCGACCTCGCGCAAGCCGACCACCGCGATCTCGGATCTGCGGGCCATCCCGTGGGTGCTGGCCTGGAGCCAATCCCGGGTGATGCTGCCGGGCTGGTACGGCACCGGCACCGCCTTCGAACAGTTCGTCGCCGGTGACGATACGAAGCTGGAGATCCTGCGCGACCTCTACAACCGATGGCCGTTCTTCCGCACTGTGCTGTCGAATATGGCGCAGGTGCTGTCGAAATCGGATCTCGGTCTGGCGGCCCGCTATTCGGAGTTGGTCGCCGATGAGGAGCTGCGGGCCAGGGTTTTCGACAAGATCGTCGATGAGCACGAGCGGACCGTCCGCATGCATGGACTGATCACCGGCCAGGATGACCTGCTTGCCGACAACCCGGCGTTGGCCAGGTCGGTGTTCAACCGGTTCCCGTACCTGGAACCGCTGAATCACCTGCAGGTGGAATTGTTGCGCCGATACCGGTCCGGGGACGATGACGAACTGGTGCAACGCGGCATCTTGCTGACGATGAGCGGGTTGGCCAGCGCTCTGCGCAACTCGGGATAG
- a CDS encoding ISL3 family transposase codes for MRVSTAFNRLLQIPGASVVEVSIGDRDVEVTLRPTARLLRCPCSKRVRSVYDRRRRRWRHLDLGTKRLWLTYDIRRLHCPDCGVTTEEVPWARPGARFSRDFEDTVLWLAQRTDRTTVSTLMRCAWESVTSIIKRGVAELLDQRRLRALYQIGVDEICYRHPHRYLTIIGDHTSGTVIDVQPGKSRESLAKFYTSQPDSTLAGIQAVTMDVSSVYTAATQEHLPQATICYDGFHILQWVNRALDRVFSEAAAGPDRVHMSSTQWRTTRWALRTGEDKLPDDKRALVNEIAKQNRHVGRAWALKEQARDLYRYDHEPGAARQLLRAWITAAKRSRIPAFAALGKRFEVYTEPILAAIELKLSNALAEGINAKIRLINARGYGHHSAETLTSMIYLCLGGLHIKLPTKT; via the coding sequence GTGCGCGTCAGTACTGCATTTAACCGTCTTCTTCAGATTCCTGGTGCATCCGTGGTCGAGGTGTCGATCGGCGACCGCGACGTCGAAGTCACCCTGCGCCCCACAGCCCGACTGCTGAGGTGCCCCTGCAGCAAACGCGTCCGGTCAGTCTATGACCGCCGCCGGCGGCGATGGCGACACCTCGATCTGGGCACCAAACGACTGTGGCTGACCTACGACATCCGCCGACTGCACTGCCCGGATTGCGGTGTGACCACCGAAGAGGTGCCCTGGGCCCGCCCGGGAGCCAGGTTCAGCCGAGACTTCGAAGACACGGTGCTGTGGCTGGCCCAGCGCACCGACCGCACGACAGTGTCCACACTGATGCGCTGCGCCTGGGAATCGGTCACCTCGATCATCAAACGCGGAGTCGCTGAGCTGCTCGACCAACGTCGACTAAGGGCCCTGTATCAGATCGGTGTCGACGAGATCTGTTACCGCCACCCGCACCGCTATCTCACCATCATCGGCGATCACACGTCTGGCACCGTCATCGATGTCCAACCCGGAAAGAGTCGCGAATCACTCGCTAAATTCTATACAAGCCAACCAGATTCGACCCTCGCCGGAATCCAAGCGGTCACCATGGACGTCAGCAGCGTCTACACCGCAGCCACCCAAGAGCACCTGCCCCAGGCAACGATCTGCTACGACGGATTCCACATTCTGCAATGGGTCAACCGTGCACTGGACCGTGTCTTCTCCGAGGCTGCCGCTGGGCCAGACCGAGTCCACATGTCCTCAACGCAATGGCGGACCACCCGCTGGGCGCTGCGCACCGGAGAGGACAAACTCCCCGACGACAAACGCGCCCTGGTCAACGAGATCGCCAAACAGAACCGGCACGTCGGGCGGGCATGGGCACTCAAAGAACAAGCTCGCGACCTCTACCGCTACGACCACGAACCCGGCGCTGCACGCCAACTCCTCAGAGCCTGGATCACCGCCGCCAAACGCTCCCGCATCCCGGCCTTCGCCGCACTGGGCAAACGGTTCGAGGTCTACACCGAACCCATCCTCGCTGCGATTGAACTCAAACTGTCCAACGCACTCGCCGAAGGCATCAACGCCAAGATCCGACTCATCAACGCACGCGGCTACGGACATCACTCAGCCGAAACACTGACCTCGATGATCTACCTGTGCCTCGGCGGGCTCCACATCAAGCTCCCCACGAAAACCTGA